The following are encoded together in the Robertmurraya sp. FSL R5-0851 genome:
- a CDS encoding undecaprenyl-diphosphate phosphatase, with product MNVWDIFVAIILGLVEGLTEFAPVSSTGHMIIVDDMLFKSKELFGSEVANTFKVVIQLGSILAVVIVFKDRFIQLLGLSSRKAKQEYGGKKLRLSQVIVGLLPAGILGVLFDDYIDEHLFTTETVLIGLVAGAVLMIIADLMPKDKKPKVETVDQITYKQAIIIGLFQCIALWPGFSRSGSTMSGGVILGLSHRAAADFTFIMAVPIMAGASMISLLNSWEYFTMDALPFFIAGFISAFVFALISIRFFLALINKVQLIPFAIYRIVLATIIFVVFIL from the coding sequence ATGAATGTATGGGATATATTTGTTGCGATTATTTTAGGCCTTGTAGAAGGGTTAACGGAATTTGCTCCAGTTTCCTCAACCGGTCATATGATTATTGTGGATGATATGCTTTTTAAATCAAAAGAATTGTTTGGTAGTGAAGTGGCAAACACGTTCAAGGTTGTTATTCAGCTTGGTTCCATTTTGGCAGTTGTCATTGTGTTCAAAGACCGTTTTATTCAGTTATTGGGGCTTTCATCAAGAAAAGCTAAACAAGAGTATGGTGGGAAAAAGCTAAGACTTTCTCAAGTTATCGTCGGTCTTCTTCCAGCAGGTATTCTAGGTGTGTTATTTGATGACTATATTGATGAGCATCTTTTTACAACCGAAACGGTATTAATCGGACTTGTTGCTGGTGCGGTTCTCATGATTATTGCCGATCTAATGCCAAAGGATAAAAAGCCAAAGGTGGAAACGGTCGATCAGATTACGTACAAGCAAGCCATTATTATTGGTTTATTCCAATGTATCGCACTATGGCCAGGATTTTCTCGCTCAGGCTCGACGATGTCTGGTGGAGTCATTTTAGGATTAAGTCACCGTGCAGCAGCTGATTTTACATTCATTATGGCTGTTCCGATCATGGCTGGTGCAAGTATGATTTCTCTATTAAATAGCTGGGAATACTTCACTATGGATGCACTGCCATTCTTTATTGCAGGCTTTATTAGTGCGTTTGTGTTTGCGCTTATCAGCATTCGTTTTTTCCTGGCGTTAATCAATAAAGTTCAATTAATTCCATTTGCCATTTATCGAATTGTTTTGGCAACGATTATTTTTGTTGTATTTATTCTATAA
- a CDS encoding VTT domain-containing protein gives MEEWIFNIIENYGYLGVFLIIVIENVFPPIPSELVLPFSGFMTTKTELSVAMMIVASTAGSVVGGTILYYIGTILDVERLEKIVDRWGKYLQLKRADVYKADAWFDRYGIWTVFFCRMVPLLRSLISVPAGMSNMKMPLFLLFTLLGTAIWNTLLIVIGAKLGENWTQILSYTEVYSDIIYAVGAIAILAVLIFFGRRIFYKK, from the coding sequence ATGGAAGAATGGATTTTTAATATTATTGAGAACTATGGGTATCTTGGTGTATTTTTAATTATTGTCATAGAAAATGTGTTCCCACCCATTCCATCTGAACTTGTTTTACCGTTTAGCGGATTTATGACAACCAAAACTGAATTGTCGGTAGCGATGATGATTGTTGCGTCAACGGCCGGATCAGTGGTTGGTGGAACGATTTTATACTATATTGGTACGATTTTGGATGTTGAACGTTTGGAAAAAATTGTGGATCGTTGGGGTAAATATCTTCAACTAAAAAGAGCAGATGTATACAAAGCGGATGCGTGGTTTGACCGTTACGGAATTTGGACAGTATTCTTCTGCCGAATGGTTCCGTTATTAAGAAGTCTTATTTCTGTTCCTGCCGGGATGTCTAATATGAAAATGCCATTGTTCCTACTGTTCACACTGTTAGGAACAGCGATTTGGAACACACTTCTAATTGTTATTGGTGCAAAGCTCGGAGAAAATTGGACGCAGATTTTAAGTTACACTGAAGTGTACTCCGATATTATATATGCAGTAGGTGCGATTGCGATTTTAGCGGTACTTATCTTTTTCGGAAGAAGAATTTTTTATAAAAAGTAA
- a CDS encoding molybdopterin-dependent oxidoreductase codes for MYFGKISKKTNDRVPPNQNVTTTFPVLHHGNVPYYKNLNEWTLRLFGEVKNEAIFTFSELMTLPQTEYQNDIHCVTGWSKLDTTWSGISTRAVLNTVELLEGVEHVIFHAEEGWSANIPFEDFAKETSLLAHSFNGVPLTAEHGYPLRAVIPHLYFWKSAKWLRAIEFSKNDKPGFWEKNGYHNYGNPWKEERFTWD; via the coding sequence ATGTATTTTGGAAAAATAAGCAAGAAGACGAATGATCGTGTTCCTCCTAATCAAAATGTAACCACCACTTTTCCTGTGTTGCATCACGGGAATGTTCCATATTATAAAAACTTAAATGAATGGACTCTCCGTCTTTTTGGTGAAGTAAAAAACGAAGCAATTTTCACTTTTTCTGAACTCATGACCCTGCCACAAACCGAATATCAAAACGATATTCACTGTGTGACAGGGTGGTCGAAGCTTGATACTACTTGGAGTGGAATAAGTACGCGTGCTGTGCTGAATACCGTCGAATTGTTAGAGGGTGTGGAACATGTCATTTTTCATGCGGAAGAAGGCTGGTCAGCTAATATTCCTTTTGAAGACTTTGCAAAAGAGACAAGTCTGCTCGCACACAGCTTTAATGGAGTGCCTCTGACAGCTGAGCATGGATATCCGCTTCGCGCGGTGATCCCACATTTGTATTTTTGGAAAAGTGCCAAATGGCTTCGGGCCATCGAGTTTTCCAAAAATGATAAACCGGGTTTTTGGGAGAAAAATGGCTATCACAACTATGGGAACCCATGGAAGGAAGAACGTTTTACTTGGGATTAG
- a CDS encoding Na+/H+ antiporter NhaC family protein, translating to MNAVILAVLVMLLLSLFRVNVVLSLIIGAIVGGLTGGLSIEETIEIFSGGLGGSAEVALSYALLGGFAIAISKTGLPNVLVDAVLKMVQKNGDSKAKIYSKALIVFAILLMACFSQNLIPIHIAFIPILIPPLLNVMNELKIDRRLIASVLTFGLTAPYILLPAGFGKIFHDILATNMSDSGLTIDPTDIPTAMLIPTAGLLVGLLIAIFFSYRKGRNYETHDLIKVEKQEQSKFAIIFAVLAIIGALIVQILLDSMIIGALTGIIIIYLSGSVKWREADELLTDGMKMMAFIGFVMLSAFGFAEVLKATGAVDELVQQSANVIGGNQGLAALLMLVVGLLVTMGIGSSFSTIPIIATIFVPLCMELGFSPMATIALVGTAAALGDAGSPASDSTLGPTAGLNADGQHNHIWDTCVPTFVHYNIPLVIFGWIAAMVL from the coding sequence ATGAATGCAGTCATCCTTGCCGTGCTTGTTATGCTACTATTAAGCTTATTTCGCGTAAATGTCGTGTTATCCCTCATTATCGGAGCGATTGTCGGTGGACTAACCGGAGGATTATCGATCGAAGAAACAATTGAAATTTTCTCTGGAGGATTAGGAGGAAGTGCGGAGGTTGCCTTAAGTTACGCTTTATTAGGTGGCTTTGCGATTGCCATCTCAAAGACTGGTCTACCGAATGTATTGGTCGATGCCGTCTTAAAAATGGTTCAAAAGAATGGGGATTCCAAAGCTAAGATTTATTCAAAAGCGTTGATCGTATTTGCTATTTTATTAATGGCCTGCTTCTCGCAAAATCTAATTCCCATCCATATTGCGTTTATTCCCATTCTAATTCCACCTCTATTAAACGTGATGAATGAGTTGAAAATAGATAGAAGATTAATAGCGTCTGTATTAACATTTGGGTTAACAGCCCCTTATATCCTTTTACCAGCAGGTTTTGGTAAAATTTTTCACGATATACTAGCTACTAATATGTCTGATAGTGGATTAACCATTGACCCTACTGATATTCCGACAGCCATGCTCATTCCGACAGCGGGTCTTTTAGTAGGATTATTAATTGCTATTTTCTTTTCTTACCGTAAAGGAAGAAACTATGAAACACATGATTTAATTAAAGTTGAAAAGCAGGAACAAAGTAAGTTTGCCATTATTTTTGCCGTTCTAGCTATCATTGGTGCATTGATCGTGCAAATTCTCCTCGATTCTATGATTATTGGTGCTCTTACAGGAATCATCATTATCTACTTGAGCGGTTCCGTGAAATGGCGTGAGGCGGACGAGCTTTTAACAGATGGAATGAAAATGATGGCCTTTATCGGATTTGTGATGTTATCGGCCTTTGGATTTGCCGAAGTATTAAAAGCCACGGGAGCTGTGGATGAACTTGTTCAACAGTCTGCGAATGTGATTGGTGGAAACCAGGGGCTGGCTGCTTTATTGATGCTAGTAGTAGGTTTGCTAGTTACTATGGGAATTGGTTCTTCATTTTCTACCATCCCTATCATTGCTACCATTTTCGTGCCACTTTGTATGGAACTAGGCTTTAGTCCGATGGCTACGATCGCATTAGTAGGGACAGCCGCAGCGCTAGGGGATGCTGGCTCTCCAGCTTCTGATAGTACACTCGGTCCTACAGCAGGATTGAATGCAGATGGTCAGCATAATCATATTTGGGATACATGTGTGCCAACCTTTGTTCATTACAATATCCCACTTGTCATTTTCGGTTGGATTGCCGCTATGGTATTATAA
- a CDS encoding leucyl aminopeptidase — protein sequence MFSVHNKIDLSAKLDALVVGLFDKPVKFDGELKELDNQFECYLTELVKSGDLSAKKKSITKIHTFGKIGARNLYIVGLGKENHATFATIREAFGAACKQIQSAKLVEIAVHLDSFIGKELDALDVAHAAGEALALATYEFKGYKQKSNEPEKRIEHVHVYSEQLEKEDNQAALTVGYVYGKGTNSARTLVNLPGNMLTATDMAKYAMELGEKYEFEIEILEKEDMLKLGMGAMLAVNQGSIEPPKMIVLKYQGKEEWTDVIGLVGKGITFDTGGYSIKPKDGIVGMKTDMGGAAAVLGAMEIIGELRPEQNVVAVIPSTDNMISGTAFKPDDVITSMSGKTIEVLNTDAEGRLVLADAVTYAKFHGAQYLVDVATLTGGVIIALGTDTTGAITNHEGLFEQVLEASSEAGEPMWRLPLFEKDKERVRNSKIADLNNSPGREGHAIMGGAFVGEFAENTPWVHLDIAGTATTSKASDLGPDGATGVMTRTLALFVERFEAIK from the coding sequence ATGTTTTCCGTACATAATAAAATTGATTTATCCGCGAAGTTGGACGCACTAGTCGTAGGCTTATTTGATAAGCCAGTAAAGTTTGACGGTGAATTAAAAGAGCTAGATAATCAATTCGAATGCTATTTAACTGAATTAGTAAAAAGCGGTGATTTATCCGCGAAAAAGAAGAGCATAACGAAAATACATACATTTGGAAAAATTGGTGCAAGAAATTTATATATCGTTGGTCTTGGAAAAGAGAATCATGCTACTTTTGCTACTATACGTGAAGCATTTGGAGCAGCGTGTAAACAAATTCAATCTGCAAAGCTTGTTGAGATAGCTGTTCACTTAGATTCTTTCATTGGGAAAGAACTAGACGCGTTGGATGTGGCTCATGCAGCCGGAGAAGCACTTGCTTTAGCTACGTATGAGTTTAAAGGCTATAAGCAAAAATCGAATGAGCCGGAAAAAAGGATTGAACATGTCCATGTGTACAGTGAGCAGTTAGAAAAAGAAGACAATCAGGCAGCGTTAACCGTAGGATATGTATACGGAAAAGGAACAAATTCTGCTCGTACACTAGTAAACTTACCTGGAAATATGCTGACGGCTACCGATATGGCTAAATACGCAATGGAGTTAGGTGAAAAATACGAATTTGAAATAGAAATTCTTGAAAAGGAAGATATGCTAAAGCTTGGTATGGGTGCGATGTTAGCCGTTAACCAAGGTTCAATCGAGCCGCCAAAAATGATTGTTCTGAAGTATCAGGGGAAAGAGGAATGGACAGATGTAATCGGTTTAGTTGGAAAGGGGATTACCTTTGATACGGGCGGATACTCGATCAAGCCAAAGGATGGCATTGTTGGGATGAAAACCGATATGGGTGGTGCCGCGGCGGTCCTTGGAGCAATGGAAATCATCGGTGAATTACGTCCTGAGCAAAATGTCGTTGCTGTCATTCCTTCGACAGATAACATGATTAGTGGTACTGCCTTTAAGCCAGACGATGTGATTACGTCTATGAGTGGAAAAACGATTGAAGTATTAAATACGGATGCTGAAGGCAGATTAGTATTGGCAGATGCTGTCACCTATGCCAAGTTCCATGGAGCACAGTATTTGGTTGACGTAGCAACTCTTACTGGTGGAGTGATCATCGCGCTTGGTACAGATACAACTGGTGCAATAACAAATCATGAAGGATTATTTGAGCAAGTACTTGAAGCCTCTTCCGAAGCGGGTGAACCTATGTGGCGACTTCCTCTTTTTGAAAAGGATAAAGAACGAGTAAGAAATAGTAAAATTGCTGATCTGAACAATTCACCTGGCCGAGAAGGTCATGCGATCATGGGCGGAGCCTTTGTCGGTGAGTTTGCCGAAAATACTCCATGGGTACATTTAGATATTGCAGGAACAGCTACCACTTCTAAAGCATCCGACTTAGGCCCAGACGGAGCAACCGGTGTCATGACAAGAACACTCGCCCTTTTTGTCGAGCGATTTGAAGCAATTAAATAG
- a CDS encoding DUF309 domain-containing protein — protein MSHYPAEYYEFFISFNEGDYYTCHDLLEEMWMTDKGNYFLKGLLQMSVAIYHYEYGNVVGARLMMKVAYEYLDSYRPKHWGLDVEKLHAFIYQCLTIIPQHIDRIPFEKVGTLPRLPQYYLFLEEDN, from the coding sequence TTGTCACACTATCCAGCTGAATATTATGAGTTTTTTATTTCTTTTAATGAAGGTGATTATTATACATGTCACGATTTACTGGAAGAAATGTGGATGACTGATAAAGGAAATTATTTTTTAAAAGGCTTATTACAAATGAGTGTAGCGATTTATCATTATGAATACGGTAATGTTGTTGGTGCAAGATTGATGATGAAGGTGGCTTATGAGTATTTAGACTCGTATCGTCCCAAACACTGGGGTTTAGACGTGGAAAAGCTCCATGCATTTATTTACCAGTGTCTTACTATTATACCACAACATATCGATCGAATTCCGTTTGAAAAAGTAGGGACACTCCCACGCCTACCCCAGTACTATTTATTTTTAGAAGAAGATAATTAG
- a CDS encoding divergent PAP2 family protein, with the protein MDFLFNFPFIASLIAIFFAQFVKVPIQYLATRKIDWSLLTSTGGMPSSHSAAVTALSTGVAFETGIDSPIFAVSAVFAIITMFDATGVRRQAGEQAIVLNQLVHDFHKFLDEAKGWPNKPEQEKRKELKELLGHKPIEVFFGGITGVLVAFFLRFITS; encoded by the coding sequence ATGGACTTTTTATTTAACTTCCCATTTATCGCTTCCTTGATTGCCATCTTTTTTGCTCAATTTGTGAAGGTTCCTATTCAGTATCTCGCTACACGGAAGATTGATTGGTCCCTGCTTACAAGTACAGGAGGAATGCCCAGCTCCCATTCTGCTGCTGTAACCGCATTGTCTACCGGTGTCGCTTTCGAAACTGGAATTGACTCCCCTATATTCGCTGTATCAGCTGTGTTTGCAATCATAACCATGTTTGATGCGACAGGTGTGCGCAGGCAAGCGGGAGAACAGGCTATTGTACTAAATCAGCTTGTACATGATTTTCACAAATTTTTAGATGAAGCAAAAGGGTGGCCAAATAAACCTGAACAAGAGAAACGAAAAGAGTTAAAGGAGCTTCTTGGGCACAAACCAATTGAAGTATTCTTTGGAGGAATCACCGGTGTGCTCGTTGCGTTCTTCCTTCGGTTCATCACTTCATAA
- a CDS encoding 3D domain-containing protein — MKIVKLFIRRVMLMVLFLGAIGSTFQSISGVKAESLLANTNYGDEVDDEDSVIDHTVKKIGLAFKFLNNIASEKTLISSSEEVIGAPPKLEEAFDWGQYPKATVTATGYTAGVESTGKNPGHPEFGITYSGVKVTRDLFSTVAADLNVFPIGTILFIPGYGYGVVADKGGAIKGNKVDLYYETVEDVYNNWGKKTIEVYVIEKGDGKLTEEDLRALNEDKALQVFRQQYTSSESK, encoded by the coding sequence ATGAAAATAGTGAAATTGTTTATAAGGCGTGTCATGTTGATGGTGTTATTTTTGGGAGCTATAGGTTCAACATTTCAAAGTATCTCAGGTGTAAAAGCTGAATCTCTACTGGCAAATACAAATTATGGTGACGAAGTGGACGATGAGGATTCTGTCATTGATCACACCGTAAAAAAGATCGGATTGGCATTTAAATTTTTAAATAATATAGCTAGTGAAAAAACATTAATCTCATCAAGTGAAGAAGTAATCGGTGCTCCGCCAAAGCTTGAAGAAGCATTTGATTGGGGACAATACCCGAAAGCGACGGTAACAGCTACTGGCTACACTGCAGGTGTTGAATCAACTGGGAAGAATCCTGGGCATCCAGAGTTTGGAATTACATATTCAGGTGTGAAGGTAACAAGAGACTTATTTTCAACAGTAGCTGCGGATTTAAATGTTTTTCCAATCGGAACCATTCTCTTTATTCCTGGTTACGGATACGGAGTTGTAGCCGATAAAGGTGGAGCGATCAAAGGCAATAAAGTAGACCTTTACTATGAAACAGTTGAAGATGTGTACAACAACTGGGGTAAGAAAACAATAGAAGTGTATGTGATTGAAAAAGGCGATGGTAAGCTGACAGAAGAAGACCTTCGTGCCTTAAATGAGGACAAGGCATTACAAGTGTTTCGTCAGCAATATACGAGTTCAGAAAGTAAGTAA
- a CDS encoding YuiB family protein, with protein MPMTIFVLPISMLLFFVLFFGIGFILNMLLRMSWIMAIIYPIVSILIVDVVSFSEYFTNSAAAFQDLGNRFMNLALADILILSSGMAGAILAGITIKMLRNRGYRMF; from the coding sequence ATGCCAATGACGATATTTGTTCTACCAATATCCATGCTTTTGTTCTTTGTTTTATTTTTTGGAATCGGATTCATCTTAAATATGCTACTAAGAATGTCGTGGATTATGGCCATCATTTATCCAATCGTTTCAATCCTCATTGTGGATGTAGTTAGCTTCAGTGAGTATTTTACAAATAGCGCTGCTGCATTTCAAGACTTGGGAAACCGATTTATGAATCTAGCACTTGCAGACATTCTCATTTTAAGCAGTGGAATGGCAGGAGCCATACTTGCAGGAATAACGATAAAAATGTTAAGAAACAGGGGATATCGCATGTTTTAG
- a CDS encoding YuiA family protein, producing MSAVKVETKECLYCSGKGYFQLLLGGSETCPSCGGTGKQKESK from the coding sequence ATGAGTGCAGTGAAGGTTGAAACAAAGGAATGTCTTTATTGCTCAGGTAAGGGCTACTTCCAGCTATTACTTGGTGGTTCAGAAACATGCCCAAGCTGTGGGGGAACTGGAAAACAAAAAGAATCAAAATAA
- a CDS encoding NUDIX hydrolase, whose amino-acid sequence MKKTERGKVWLAVAGLVINEHGEWLVVKKKYGGLKGKWSLPAGFVDEGETADEAVIREVKEETGLTCRVDQLLGVRTGVIKHEISDNMIMFLLQQTVLEESIVIQENELYEAAFILPDQLLDENTASIMLAYMVEAMRSQERMNVDSIDPGQQFGYTSYKLFL is encoded by the coding sequence GTGAAGAAAACGGAAAGAGGAAAGGTCTGGCTAGCAGTGGCTGGTTTGGTTATAAATGAACATGGTGAATGGCTTGTGGTAAAAAAGAAGTATGGGGGATTGAAGGGGAAGTGGTCCTTACCCGCAGGATTTGTAGATGAAGGGGAAACAGCAGACGAGGCTGTTATTCGGGAGGTAAAAGAGGAAACAGGCTTAACCTGCCGTGTGGACCAGTTGCTTGGAGTACGAACAGGGGTCATCAAGCATGAAATTAGTGACAATATGATTATGTTTCTTTTGCAGCAAACAGTCCTTGAGGAAAGTATTGTCATTCAAGAAAATGAGCTGTATGAGGCTGCTTTTATCCTTCCAGACCAGTTACTCGATGAGAATACAGCTTCCATCATGCTCGCATATATGGTTGAAGCGATGAGATCTCAAGAGAGGATGAATGTAGATAGCATTGATCCAGGACAACAGTTCGGATACACATCATACAAATTGTTTTTGTAA
- a CDS encoding NAD(P)/FAD-dependent oxidoreductase, translating into MRKPKIVVLGAGYGGLMTVTRLQKQVGVNEADIVLINKNDYHYETTWLHEASAGTLHHDRVRYNVTDVIDTNKVEFILGTVLSINSEEKKVVLEKGEVEYDYLVVSLGAEPETFGIKGLKEHAFAIANINAARQLREHIEYQFATYNMEEEKKDERLTIVVGGAGFTGIEFLGELTNRVPELCREYDIDFGKVKLICVEAAPMVLPGFDPELVSYATAQLERKGVTFMIGTAIKEATENGIVVGKGEDEVEEIKAATVVWAAGVRGSSIIENSGFEAMRGRVKVQPDLRVPGHDNVFIIGDCSLIIDEKVNRPYPPTAQIAMQQGELCASNLVALIRDKGELGHFTFDNKGTVCSLGHDDAIGVAFGKKMTGGTASFMKKMVDNRALYMIGGPSLVLKKGKFNVL; encoded by the coding sequence TTGAGAAAACCAAAAATCGTAGTATTAGGTGCCGGATACGGTGGATTAATGACAGTAACAAGATTACAAAAGCAAGTCGGAGTAAATGAAGCGGATATCGTTCTTATTAATAAAAATGATTACCACTATGAAACAACATGGTTACATGAAGCATCAGCTGGTACACTGCACCATGACCGTGTACGTTACAATGTGACGGATGTTATTGACACGAACAAAGTGGAGTTTATCTTAGGTACGGTTCTTTCTATTAACTCGGAAGAAAAGAAAGTGGTACTTGAAAAAGGTGAGGTAGAGTACGATTACCTTGTTGTGTCACTAGGTGCAGAGCCAGAAACGTTCGGAATTAAAGGGTTGAAAGAGCATGCATTTGCGATTGCTAATATCAATGCTGCACGTCAACTTCGTGAACATATTGAATACCAATTCGCTACGTACAACATGGAAGAAGAAAAGAAAGATGAAAGATTAACCATCGTTGTTGGTGGTGCAGGATTTACAGGAATTGAGTTCTTGGGTGAATTAACAAACCGTGTTCCTGAACTTTGCCGTGAGTACGATATTGATTTCGGTAAAGTAAAGTTAATTTGTGTTGAGGCAGCTCCAATGGTACTTCCTGGATTTGATCCAGAGCTAGTGAGCTACGCAACTGCTCAATTAGAGCGTAAAGGTGTAACATTCATGATCGGTACGGCTATTAAAGAAGCAACTGAAAATGGAATTGTTGTTGGTAAAGGCGAAGACGAAGTAGAAGAAATTAAGGCTGCAACAGTGGTTTGGGCTGCGGGAGTTCGCGGTAGTTCAATCATTGAAAACTCTGGTTTTGAAGCAATGAGAGGTCGTGTAAAGGTTCAACCTGACCTACGTGTTCCAGGACACGACAACGTATTTATTATCGGTGATTGCTCACTAATCATCGATGAGAAGGTAAATCGTCCATATCCTCCAACTGCTCAAATTGCGATGCAACAAGGGGAACTTTGTGCAAGCAATCTTGTCGCTCTTATTCGTGACAAAGGTGAGTTAGGTCACTTTACTTTCGATAATAAAGGAACAGTGTGCTCACTTGGACATGACGATGCAATCGGAGTAGCCTTTGGTAAAAAGATGACTGGTGGAACAGCTTCATTCATGAAGAAGATGGTTGATAACCGTGCATTATATATGATCGGCGGACCTTCACTAGTCCTGAAAAAAGGTAAATTCAACGTTCTATAA
- a CDS encoding FAD-dependent oxidoreductase: MKEDQTVYDITIIGGGPTGLFTAFYGGMRHATVKLIESLPQLGGQLSALYPEKYIYDVAGFPKVRAQQLVNNLKDQMATFNQNICLEQSVEKIEKQTNGIFKLTTNKEVHFSKTIIVTAGNGAFQPRRLELKNSSQYEGKNLYYFIDDLRQFAGQKVVIFGGGDSAVDWALMLEPIAEKVTIVHRRDKFRAHEHSVQNLQRSKVEIKTPYIPADLLSNSKGDIAQVVLKNVNDKTEETVKVDAVICNYGFVSSLGPIKEWGLEISKNSIVVNSKMETNIPGIYAAGDICTYEGKVKLIACGFGEAPTAVNNAKTFIDPKAKAQPLHSSSMFK, translated from the coding sequence ATGAAAGAGGACCAGACAGTTTACGACATTACCATTATTGGCGGAGGACCTACTGGACTATTTACTGCCTTCTATGGGGGAATGAGGCACGCTACTGTTAAATTAATTGAAAGCTTGCCCCAGTTAGGTGGACAGTTGTCTGCTTTATACCCTGAAAAATATATTTATGATGTTGCTGGATTTCCAAAGGTCCGAGCACAGCAGTTAGTCAATAATTTAAAGGACCAAATGGCTACCTTTAACCAAAACATTTGCTTGGAGCAATCCGTTGAAAAAATTGAGAAACAAACGAACGGTATCTTTAAACTAACCACCAATAAAGAAGTCCATTTTTCAAAAACAATCATCGTCACCGCCGGCAATGGAGCCTTTCAACCCCGACGGTTAGAGTTAAAAAACTCCTCCCAATACGAAGGAAAAAATTTATACTATTTTATTGATGATCTACGCCAATTTGCTGGTCAAAAGGTGGTTATATTCGGAGGAGGAGATTCAGCGGTTGATTGGGCGTTAATGCTCGAACCAATTGCCGAAAAAGTAACAATTGTTCATCGTCGTGATAAGTTCAGGGCTCACGAGCACAGTGTACAAAACCTTCAACGTTCCAAGGTGGAGATAAAAACTCCCTACATCCCAGCTGATCTGCTTTCGAACAGCAAAGGAGACATTGCTCAAGTCGTATTAAAGAATGTGAATGATAAAACAGAAGAGACCGTTAAAGTAGATGCTGTCATTTGTAACTACGGATTCGTATCCTCCCTTGGCCCTATCAAAGAATGGGGACTTGAGATTTCAAAAAACTCCATCGTTGTGAATTCAAAGATGGAAACCAATATTCCAGGCATTTATGCAGCGGGCGATATCTGTACGTATGAAGGAAAAGTAAAGCTGATTGCCTGCGGCTTTGGTGAAGCACCAACAGCCGTGAACAACGCCAAAACATTTATTGATCCAAAGGCAAAGGCACAGCCGCTTCATAGCTCTTCCATGTTTAAATAG
- a CDS encoding iron-sulfur cluster assembly accessory protein yields the protein MKDIIIVTESAALQIKDMMKENEEENAYLRVSIKGGGCSGLSYGLGFAHEVEEGDTELVQHGITFLVDKESAPALVGTVIDYKHSLMGGGFTIENPNAIASCGCGSSFRTATNQGTPEEC from the coding sequence ATGAAAGATATTATTATTGTGACAGAATCAGCTGCACTTCAAATAAAAGATATGATGAAAGAAAACGAAGAGGAAAATGCGTACTTACGCGTATCGATTAAAGGTGGCGGCTGCAGTGGCCTATCATATGGTCTTGGATTTGCTCATGAAGTAGAAGAAGGGGACACGGAGCTTGTTCAACATGGAATTACGTTCTTAGTTGATAAGGAAAGTGCTCCTGCGTTAGTAGGAACCGTTATCGACTATAAGCACTCCCTGATGGGTGGCGGCTTCACCATCGAGAACCCTAATGCCATCGCTTCATGTGGATGTGGATCCTCTTTCCGTACAGCAACGAACCAAGGTACACCAGAAGAATGCTAA